The following are encoded together in the Oncorhynchus nerka isolate Pitt River linkage group LG23, Oner_Uvic_2.0, whole genome shotgun sequence genome:
- the LOC115106125 gene encoding transcription factor ETV6-like isoform X3 yields the protein MEDEPARLPVHLRLQPVFWSREDVGQWLRWAEREFALRPNTSGSFQMNGKALLLLTKEDFRYRSPHSGDVLYELLQHILKQRKPHASYPSAYFPGNSFHPLPEGALQHHKLEETVRRTPRSTELQPQHPPTIELRHRSRSPLDPNYPRPGAEDHLQTSSQLPDSNHHLPEDLYTLSVSPAAPNGRCATPREAPCPGSPGCQDAAPPRVIQLMPSAIMHPLLLSPGRGGGAGDFRHGRGGPPLQAHHENGREGKSHIQLALAHHQQLTLHQQEEALYRNHHVIVPVSPPEEQAMPIGRIADCRLLWDYVYQLLSDSRYENYIRWEDTETKVFRIMDPNGLARLWGNHKNRTNMTYEKMSRALRHYYKLNIIRKEPGQRLLFRFMKTPDEIMSGQTDRLEHIESDTDDQIYIKEEC from the exons GCCTGCAGCCGGTGTTCTGGAGCAGGGAGGACGTGGGCCAGTGGTTGCGCTGGGCCGAGAGGGAGTTTGCCCTGCGGCCCAACACCAGCGGCAGCTTCCAGATGAACGGCAAGGCCCTGCTCCTCCTCACCAAGGAGGACTTCCGCTACCGTTCGCCCCACTCCG GGGACGTCCTGTACGAGCTGCTGCAGCACATCCTGAAGCAAAGGAAGCCGCACGCCTCCTACCCCTCCGCCTACTTCCCCGGCAACTCCTTCCACCCTCTGCCAGAGGGAGCTCTCCAGCACCACAAACTGGAAG AAACGGTACGGCGGACACCACGCAGTACAGAGCTCCAACCCCAGCACCCACCCACCATTGAGCTCCGACACCGCTCCCGCTCGCCTCTGGACCCCAACTATCCACGCCCTGGTGCTGAGGACCACCTCCAGACGTCCTCCCAGCTGCCCGACAGCAACCACCACCTGCCAGAGGACTTGTACACTCTGTCAGTGTCCCCGGCCGCCCCTAACGGCCGCTGCGCCACACCCCGCGAGGCCCCCTGCCCAGGCAGCCCCGGGTGCCAGGACGCTGCCCCCCCTCGTGTCATCCAGCTCATGCCCAGCGCCATCATGCACCCCCTGCTGCTTAGCCCAGGGCGAGGAGGTGGCGCTGGAGACTTCAGGCATGGCCGTGGGGGGCCACCACTTCAGGCCCACCATGAAAACGGGCGTGAGGGGAAGAGCCACATCCAGCTGGCACTGGCCCACCACCAGCAGCTCACTCTGCATCAGCAGGAGGAGGCGCTCTACAGGAACCACCACGTCATTGTGCCTGTCTCGCCACCAGAGGAACAGGCAATGCCCATTGGACGGATAGCAG ACTGCAGGCTGCTATGGGACTACGTCTACCAGCTCCTCTCAGACAGCCGGTACGAGAACTACATCCGCTGGGAGGACACAGAGACCAAAGTCTTCCGCATCATGGACCCCAACGGCCTGGCTCGCCTGTGGGGGAACCACAAG AACAGGACCAATATGACGTACGAGAAGATGTCGCGAGCACTGAGACACTACTACAAACTGAACATTATCAGGAAAGAGCCAGGACAGAGACTCTTATTCAG GTTCATGAAAACCCCAGATGAGATTATGAGTGGACAAACTGACAGGCTGGAGCACATAGAGTCGGACACAGATGATCAAATCTACATCAAAGAGGAGTGCTGA